The genomic DNA ATTGTAGCGGTAAAGCGGCCAGTAACCGGAGTCCACTGCCAGCTTCTGCTCAAGCTGAGTCTTGCCCATGCCCTTCTTAATTCCCTGGTTGATACATGGAGCGTAACAAATAATCAGGGAGGGACCATTATAAGCTTCGGCTTCCTTGAAAGCCTTCATCATCTGCTGCTTGTCAGCACCCATGGCGACGGAGGCGACATAGACGTAGCCGTAGGTCATTGCCATGCGGCCAAGGTCCTTCTTGCCAGTGCCCTTACCGGCAGCGGCGAACTTGGCGATGGAACCGAGCGGCGTCGCCTTGGAAGACTGGCCGCCGGTGTTGGAGTAAACTTCGGTGTCCATGACGAGGATGTTCACATCCTTGCCGGAAGCGAGAACGTGGTCCACGCCGCCGAAACCGATGTCGTAGGCCCAGCCGTCACCACCGAAGATCCAGACGGACTTCTTGGTGAACAGGTCGGATTCGGCTGCAATGTCCTTCAGGGCTTCGTCGGAAGCGCCTTCCAGAGCGGCCTTCAGGGTGTTGCCGGCTTCAGCGGAAGCTTGGGCATCGTCCTTGGCAGCAAGCCAGCCCTCAAGGGCGGCCTTGACGTCGCCGGAAGCGGTCTCAAGAGCGGCTTCGCACTTGGAGATCAGCGTATCGCGGCGGTTATTGACGCCCATTTCGATACCGAAACCGAACTCTGCGGCGTCCTCGAACAGGGAGTTACCCCATGCGGGGCCGTGGCCGTCAGCGTTGGTGCAGTAAGGAGTGGACGGAGCGGATGCACCCCAGATGGAGGAGCAACCGGTTGCGTTGGCGATAATCATGCGCTCACCGAACAGCTGGGTCAGGACCTTGACGTACGGGGTCTCACCACAGCCTGCACAGGCACCGGAGAATTCCATCAGGGACTGACGGAACTGGCTGCCCTTGACGGTGTCGCGCTTGAAAGCGTCCTTGAAGGAAACGGACTCGGCGAAATCCCAGTTGGGAACTTCAGCGTCGAGCTGGGTTGCCAGCGGCTTCATCACGAGAGCCTTTTCCTTGGACGGACAGATGTCAGCGCAGTTGCCGCAACCAAGGCAGTCCTGAACAGCAACCTGCATGCGGTACTGCATGCCCTTCACGTCCTTGCCCTTGGCGTCGATGGAGCCGAAGGAAGCCGGAGCGTTCTTCATCTCCTCGTCGGTCACGAGAACCGGACGCATGGCGGAGTGCGGACAGACGAACGCACACTGGTTGCACTGGATGCAGTTGTCGCTGATCCACTCGGGGACCATGATGGCGACACCGCGCTTTTCGTATTTGGCAGTGGAAAGCGGCATGGTGCCGTCCTTGGAGAAGGCGGAGACCGGCAGGTCGTCACCCTTCTGTGCCAGAACCGGACGCATGACGTTCTTCACGTAATCAGGCTCGTCCACATCGGCGACAGCGTCGTCGGAAAGGTCGGCCCATGCAGCCGGGACAGGGATCTCGACGATGGCGTCGGCAGCCTTGTCAACGGCGGCGTTGTTCATTTCAACGATCTTCGGTCCCTTCTTGCCGTAGGCGGCTTCGATACCGGCCTTGAGCAGGGAAACGGCTTCGTCGAACGGGATGACGTCGGCGAGCTTGAAGAAAGCGGTCTGCATGACCATGTTGATGCGGCCGCCGAGACCGACTTCACCAGCGATCTTGACCGCGTCGACAGTGTAGAACTTGAGGTTCTTCTGCGCGATGGTGCGGCGCATGGCAGCAGGCAATTCCTTTTCCATCTCCTCTGCGGTCCAGGGACAGTTCAGCACGAAGTTGCCGCCGTCCTTGATGCCGTCGAGAACATCGTACAGGTGCACGTAGCTCGGGTTGTGGCAGGCGATGTAGTCGGCTGCGGTCACGAGGTAGGTGGACTGGATCGGTGCGTCACCGAAACGCAAGTGGGAGATGGTGATGCCGCCGGACTTCTTGGAGTCGTAGGCAAAGTAACCCTGTGCGTACATGTCGGTATTGTCACCGATGATCTTGATGGCCTGCTTGTTGGCTCCGACGGTTCCGTCAGAACCGAGACCCCAGAACTTGCACTGAACTGTGCCTTCCGGGGTTGTATCCAGGGTCTCGGTTGTGACAAGGGAGGCGTTGGAAACATCATCATTGATACCCACGGTGAAGTGAGTACGGGGCTCGGCAGCAGCCATGTCGTCGTAGACGGCCTTGGCCATGGCCGGGGTGAATTCCTTGGAGCCGAGGCCGTAACGACCTGCGACAACCTTGGGACCGTCGCCCTTTTCCTTGTAGACGGTGCAGACGTCCAGATACAGCGGGTCGCCCAGAGCACCGGGCTCCTTGGTACGATCCAGAACGGACAGGGTCTTCACAGTCTCGGGAAGGACGGCGAGGAAATGCTTTGCAGAGAACGGACGGTACAGGCGGACCTTGAGCAGGCCGACCTTCTCGCCCTTGGCAACCAGATGGTTGACCACTTCTTCGATGGTCTCGCAAGAGGAGCCCATGGCAACGACGACGCGTTCGGCATCGGCGGCACCAACGTAATCGAAGGGCTTGTAATCGCGGCCGGTCAGAGCGGAAACCTTGTTCATGTACTCTTCGACGATGGCCGGGATGGCATCATATTCATTATTAGTAGCCTCACGACCCTGGAAGTAGATATCCGGGTTCTGGGCGGTGCCGCGAACGTCCGGGTGTTCCGGGTTCATGGAGCGGGCGCGGAATTCGGCCAGCTTGTCCATGTTCAGCAGCGGCTTCATGTCAGCGTAGTCGATGGTCTCGACCTTCTGGATTTCGTGAGAAGTACGGAAACCGTCAAAGAAGGACAGGAACGGGATGCTTGCCTCGATGGTGGCGAGGTGGGCAACCAGTGAAAGGTCCATGACTTCCTGCACGCTCGCTGCCGCAAGCATGGCGAAACCAGTCTGGCGGCATGCCATGACATCCTGGTGATCGCCAAAGATAGAGAGGGCATGCGCAGCGATGGCGCGTGCAGAAACATGGAAGACGCTCGGCAGCATTTCACCGGCGATCTTGTACATATTGGGAATCATGAGCAGCAGGCCCTGAGAGGCGGTGAAAGTAGTGGTCAGCGCGCCACCGGCCAAAGAACCGTGGGCGGCACCTGCGGCACCTGCTTCACTCTGAAGCTGACGGACTTCGACAGTCTGTCCGAAAATATTCTTGCGGCCCTGTGCGGCCCATTCGTCTGCGATCTCTCCCATCGTGGAAGAAGGAGTGATGGGGTAGATGGCGGCGGTTTCGCTCATTGCGTAGGCCACCCAGGCGGCGGCTGTGTTGCCATCCATCGTCTTCATCTTGGACATGTGGTTGTCTCCTGTAGTTGTTTTTTCGATTCCTGTGACCTTGTCTGCGGCTGCGGGCGCATGAAAGGCCAGAACAATGCTCTCCCGTACTCAACTTCCGTGCCAAAGAGTGCGCCATTCAGTTTTTACATACAATTCAGGTAGCTGGAGTAAATTCCACATTTTAAGACACATCGCTCAAACCGTTGTTTGTCCGAAAAAAAAGACGCGATAAAAACGCGCCTTTTTGTGTCGATTCGGTGGGAAGTTACTGTTGGTGGGATTTTATGGAGGAACTTTGGCTCAAAGTCGTAAAAATGGGGGAGTCTGAAAAAACGGACAGGTCTTATTTATCGGTTACGTGGGAAGAGAAGACGAAGAAAAAAGAGAAAGGCAAGAAGAAAAAGGAAGCCGCCTTTGGCGGGATAATCAATTTGAGGATTTCGCACCCTCCGGGAGCGACTTCTTTCTTGGCTGAGCCGCCCCAAGAAAGAAGCAAAGAAGCTCGGCTGTCCTAGCTTATCCGCCCCGATCCACCCAGGCCAAGAAGCTGATCAATTTGGCTCCGCCTCGGAAACAGGTTGTCGCTTACGCTCCGCCCGGATTTCCGTTAGGCGGCTCCGCTCAAATTGTCACCTTCTAAGCCGGGGTGGTTTGAAGGGCTTATACGACTTCCAAATCCAATAACCACAAACGCCATCCTCTTTCACATCCCTCGTCCTTTGAGTGCAAATTGCGAAATACCCCATCTTCGTATAACGTATGTCCAATTTTATCACCAAGAACAATTATAGAGGAGCTACTCATGGCAAATAATTCTATTATAGGCAGTCCTCTCAATGAACTTCCTGAACGTTTAAACTATTACGACACAGACATTGATACATTCTCAAAGAAAAAAGCGAGACTGTTCCCTTCAGGGACCTCTATAAAAAAGACAAAAGAAACCAACCTTACCTCTATTTTTTTATCCAACCTTGCAGCAATTCGACCTTACAGAGAATCACTTCTTTCCGTTTTGAATCCAAAAACAAAAAAAGTCAGCAACAAAACTGCTCAAATTCATGTGTTTACGGAAATAAACAGTTTAGATTCAGAAGGTGCATGTTCTGATAAAGGTAGGCCTGACGGACTAATTGTGCTGACCACAGGTAAAGCCCAGACAATAGAATGGGCAGCTTTCGTGGAAGTCAAAGTAAACAGCGAATTAGAATTGAGCCAAATTCAACGCTATCTAGACATAGCGAAGACACATGAAGTTGATCTTATAACCATTTCAGATCAAATCGTTTCAACTCCTTTCCAACACCCTCTTCAACAAGAGTTAAACAATCGTAAAACAAACTTATATCATTGGTCTTGGATTTACATTCGAACAAAAGCTCAACAAGTACTCGAAAGCGCATCACAAACCGGCTGTGAAACAACATATGACGTGGACCAAATATACATTTTAAACGAATTTATTCGATATCTTGATGACCCCAAAATTAACGTTGGGCACTTCACACATATGGGTAAACCATGGAGCCAATCTGTTAAAGACCTCAGACAATCCATGAACGGTTCTAAACTCCCCACCCAACTTCTTGAAACAATCGCAACCGCCTGGATGCATGAAGAACAAGATTTATGCTTTCATATCTACCTAAAAACCAAACTAAAAACGTATCTTGCCTTAACTAAGAAAGAAAAAAGTAATTTAGAAGCTCGCAAAGAAAAAATTTTCAAATCACTACAAAAAGACAAATGTATTTCAAGTGCTTACCTTGTTCCACAAAGCACATCGATACAAGATGCTTTAGAATCTTCAAAAAGAAAGACTGTCACATTATCAATATGCTTTCTTAGTTCCAGCTTACATTTGAAAACAGAAGTAGAAATATGCAAAGATCAAAAAGCGATAGGCCAAACTTCAACCTTCATCAACAAACTCGAAAAAAACGAAATTGGAATGGAGGACGAAATAAAACTTTCAGCCATCTACAAATGGAACAAAAGAACTGAACCAACACCGTTTAAAACACTCCAAGATCAAAAAAAACACAAAACAGAGTATTCCACCGTTAACAAATTATATGGCGATACGATTGAAAAAATTGAACTTTCTCAGCATGTTGATTTAAACAAAAGTATTTTCGCAAGCCCGACAAAATTCATTTCAAACATAGAAACAGCAGTGACAAATTACATCCAACAAATATTTAACGCCTAACCCCCTCACCAATTTGAGCCGAAAAAAACGACGCACGCTTTGAGAAGCGTGCGTCGTTTTATCATTCGTTTTTTTCGGCTCAAACCGTTCACGGCAAAGCCCCGCCGACAGGCGGCATTGGGATTCTTAAGGCCCTCGGCCTTAAGCCGCCGGAGGCGCAATCACCCGTCAATCGCCGCGAAGCGGCATCCTAACCATCCCCCGCTAGCAAATCCTCGGCAACTGCTCGCCTTCGAGCATGTTGAGGAGTCGCTTGCCGCCGAGCTGGGTGACGAGCACGACTTTGCCGGGGTTCTCGTCGGTCATAGTGCCGATCTGGCAGGCGTCCTGACCGAGCGGGTCGGCGCGCATGATTTCGAGTGCTTTTTCGGCATGCTCCTGCGGCAGAACGCAGAGGAACTTGCCTTCGTTGGCAAGATACAGCGGATCGAGTCCAAGGATCGAGCAGCCGCCCTTGACTTCGGGCCGGACCGGGATGGCGGTCTCGGTGAGTTCACAGCAGACGTTGGAACTGACCGTGATCTCGTTGAGCGTGGTGGCAAGGCCGCCGCGGGTCGGGTCGCGCATGACGTGAACCTCGGGCAGTTCCTGAACGAGCTTGACGAGCAGGTGGTTCAGGGCGGCGGAATCGG from uncultured Pseudodesulfovibrio sp. includes the following:
- the nifJ gene encoding pyruvate:ferredoxin (flavodoxin) oxidoreductase, producing the protein MSKMKTMDGNTAAAWVAYAMSETAAIYPITPSSTMGEIADEWAAQGRKNIFGQTVEVRQLQSEAGAAGAAHGSLAGGALTTTFTASQGLLLMIPNMYKIAGEMLPSVFHVSARAIAAHALSIFGDHQDVMACRQTGFAMLAAASVQEVMDLSLVAHLATIEASIPFLSFFDGFRTSHEIQKVETIDYADMKPLLNMDKLAEFRARSMNPEHPDVRGTAQNPDIYFQGREATNNEYDAIPAIVEEYMNKVSALTGRDYKPFDYVGAADAERVVVAMGSSCETIEEVVNHLVAKGEKVGLLKVRLYRPFSAKHFLAVLPETVKTLSVLDRTKEPGALGDPLYLDVCTVYKEKGDGPKVVAGRYGLGSKEFTPAMAKAVYDDMAAAEPRTHFTVGINDDVSNASLVTTETLDTTPEGTVQCKFWGLGSDGTVGANKQAIKIIGDNTDMYAQGYFAYDSKKSGGITISHLRFGDAPIQSTYLVTAADYIACHNPSYVHLYDVLDGIKDGGNFVLNCPWTAEEMEKELPAAMRRTIAQKNLKFYTVDAVKIAGEVGLGGRINMVMQTAFFKLADVIPFDEAVSLLKAGIEAAYGKKGPKIVEMNNAAVDKAADAIVEIPVPAAWADLSDDAVADVDEPDYVKNVMRPVLAQKGDDLPVSAFSKDGTMPLSTAKYEKRGVAIMVPEWISDNCIQCNQCAFVCPHSAMRPVLVTDEEMKNAPASFGSIDAKGKDVKGMQYRMQVAVQDCLGCGNCADICPSKEKALVMKPLATQLDAEVPNWDFAESVSFKDAFKRDTVKGSQFRQSLMEFSGACAGCGETPYVKVLTQLFGERMIIANATGCSSIWGASAPSTPYCTNADGHGPAWGNSLFEDAAEFGFGIEMGVNNRRDTLISKCEAALETASGDVKAALEGWLAAKDDAQASAEAGNTLKAALEGASDEALKDIAAESDLFTKKSVWIFGGDGWAYDIGFGGVDHVLASGKDVNILVMDTEVYSNTGGQSSKATPLGSIAKFAAAGKGTGKKDLGRMAMTYGYVYVASVAMGADKQQMMKAFKEAEAYNGPSLIICYAPCINQGIKKGMGKTQLEQKLAVDSGYWPLYRYNPELAEQGENPFKLESKAPDGSLQEFMSGENRYAMLERFHPELSKAFREQIEKDYTERYAILTHLADADFSKPEGEDA